ATTGCTATTCATCATATTCCTGCTGCCTTTGCATTGGGTAGTCTACTGATTAACACCAAATTATCAAGACAAACAATCACATTATTCATTGCTGCTTTTGCTGCGATGACACCGCTAGGTTTTATTGTTAGCAAGGGGCTTTCGCAAGGCGATATTGGTAATGTTGCGCAGTATTTCGACAAGATGATGGCCGTAGTAATCGGTATCTTCTTGCACATTTCGACAACCATTCTATTTGAATCGGGATCCGCAGATCACCATACTTTCAACAAGAAGAAAATGGCGGCAGTACTCTTAGGTGTATTGGTATCATTGGCGAATTTCTTATTCCCGCACGACCACGATCATCATAATCATGGACCAGCACAGGAACAGCACGACCATTCTCATGATGGTCATGACCACTCACATGCTGAAGATGAACATAATCACGAAGGTCATGATCATGGACATGAAGGACATGACCATGATCACGACCATGCGCATTAAGCTTCGGAAGTCTCTTCCCCTTCTGGACCTCTAAACTTATCTAAAAGCGCACTTAATTGTAAGCATTCCTCTTCGGAGATGTGTTTAGGCAATAAATCGTCCAGCATCATCGTGTTTTCAATTTCTGCGAGAAGATCTAGTCCCTTTTGCGTGATTAACAAGTCTACAGCGCGCTTATCGGCACTGTTTTTCTCTCGGGTCACCAGACCTTTGCTTACAATACGATCCACCAGGCGACTGATGTCGGGTGTCTTCGTTAGCAAGCGTTCCTTAAGTAAATTGTTTGTTACCGGGTTTGGGTATTGTCCCCTCAATACCCGCAACACGTTAAACTGTTGCAGTGTCAGCTGCTTCGCACCGGCCCTCTTCTCTAATACCACATTCAGCCAGTTGCTGCTGTATATTATGTTTATAGTTGCACGATGCCAAGCACTAGCAAATTTTCTGACCTTTACTAGCTCCTCGATCTTTGGCATATTTTAATACATTAGTGTGACTTAGCTTACAAATTAAAAGATTTTAATTCTTTATATTTGCTTCCGTTGAGATATTTTTATTAAAATTTAATCTAAATAAGTACAGATGCAAGATGTGATTAGCCTAGACAAGCTAAAAATTGGTGATAGAGTCAAAATCAACGAAATACAATCCCTAGACATTCCCGCAAAATTTTATGAACTTGGTTTCTACCCGGGATCGGTTGTAGAAGTGAAACATAAAGCACCTTTAAATGGCCCGATCTGTCTAAACATCCTTGAAAACAATGCTTTAATCGCTATCCGCAAATCAGAAGCTAAACTTATCGTCGCAGAAAAAATCTAATGGCAAACCCAACAATCATTCTACTAGGGAATCCTAATGTTGGAAAAACATCCCTATTCAATCGACTTACAAAACTTAATCAAAAAGTAGGTAACTATCCAGGTATCACTGTTGAGAAACGCGAAGGTACCTTGAATGTGAACGGCAAAAAGTATCATGTTGTCGATTTGCCCGGAACATATACCTTGTTTCCGAGTTCATTAGATGAGGAAATTGTATTCAATGTTCTAAGCGACAAGAATAATCCAATATACCCAGATCTTACGCTTGTCGTAGCTGAACCATCGACCATCAAACGTTCGATTATTTTGTATCAGCAAGCTCGCGAACTGGGCGTTCCTGCCGTATTCGTCTTGAACATGATCGACGAGCTAGAAGAAAAAGGAATGCAGATCGATTTCAAGAAGCTAGAAGCTTATTTACAGACGAAAGTTTATAAGACCAATGCGCGTACTGGAAAAGGAATCGACGAATTGATCAAAGGGTTGGATCAAAAAGTAGGGCACTATTTTGGAAATTACCGCATCTCATCAGACTATCAACCCGCTATGGAAGAAGCAAAGAAGCTCTTCCCGTTAGCAACTGAATATTTAACCTGGCAGTACCTTGCCCAAGAGCAGGTAAGTATCCTACCAGCGGAAACACAACAAAAATTAGCGGAAATCAGGCAGCGTTATTCGCTTAATCCGCATGATTTACAAAAGCAAGAGTCTTTAGCGCGTCACGATCAAACAAGTCAAGATCTTGATGCCTTCATCAATAAAACGGAAAACCAGAAACTAGGAAATACAAATAGTATCGACAAGTTTTTGATGCATCCTATCTTTGGATATGTCATTTTCTTTGGGCTATTATTCCTTATTTTCCAGGCAATCTATGCCTGGTCCGGACCATTGATGGACTGGATCGACGGCGCCTTTGGTGATCTCACGGCGTTCCTCGACGATAAATTACCTGATGGCCCTTTAGCATCTTTGTTCATCTATGGTATTGTAGCAGGTATCGGCGGTATTGTTATTTTCGTACCGCAGATCGTTATTCTGTTCCTGTTTCTTTCCATTATGGAGGAGTCGGGCTATATGAGCCGCGTCGTATTCTTAATGGACCGTTGGTTAAAGCCATTTGGTCTAAACGGCAAGTCTGTAATTCCTTTGATGTCAGGTGCGGCATGTGCTATACCAGCCGTAATGTCTGCGAGAAACATTGAAAATCCAAAGGAAAGATTGCTGACGATGTTGGTCACTCCATTTATGACCTGTTCGGCACGTTTGCCAATCTATATCGTAATTATCGGGTTGGTTATCCCCGACGAGAAATTCTTAGGATTCAATATGCAAGGGATTGCCCTATTTGCCATGTATATCCTAGGTATTATCGGCGCGTTATTTTCTGCGCTTATCCTCAACAAGATTATCAAAAGCGTTCGCTCTTCTTTCCTGATCTTCGAACTACCAACTTATAAAATGCCGGATTGGAAAAATGTGG
The DNA window shown above is from Sphingobacterium hotanense and carries:
- a CDS encoding MarR family winged helix-turn-helix transcriptional regulator, translating into MPKIEELVKVRKFASAWHRATINIIYSSNWLNVVLEKRAGAKQLTLQQFNVLRVLRGQYPNPVTNNLLKERLLTKTPDISRLVDRIVSKGLVTREKNSADKRAVDLLITQKGLDLLAEIENTMMLDDLLPKHISEEECLQLSALLDKFRGPEGEETSEA
- a CDS encoding FeoA family protein — protein: MQDVISLDKLKIGDRVKINEIQSLDIPAKFYELGFYPGSVVEVKHKAPLNGPICLNILENNALIAIRKSEAKLIVAEKI
- a CDS encoding ZIP family metal transporter, with amino-acid sequence MSSFLIVSILFFSALVAGIAVFFVKKDNTQLLKLILSFSGAYLFAITVLHLIPEVYHSGQTSGEVIGLYILGGFLFQLVLEHFSQGIEHGHIHQHEHKFPIGILISLCLHAFLEGFPLASGHRNELVFGIAIHHIPAAFALGSLLINTKLSRQTITLFIAAFAAMTPLGFIVSKGLSQGDIGNVAQYFDKMMAVVIGIFLHISTTILFESGSADHHTFNKKKMAAVLLGVLVSLANFLFPHDHDHHNHGPAQEQHDHSHDGHDHSHAEDEHNHEGHDHGHEGHDHDHDHAH
- the feoB gene encoding ferrous iron transport protein B; translation: MANPTIILLGNPNVGKTSLFNRLTKLNQKVGNYPGITVEKREGTLNVNGKKYHVVDLPGTYTLFPSSLDEEIVFNVLSDKNNPIYPDLTLVVAEPSTIKRSIILYQQARELGVPAVFVLNMIDELEEKGMQIDFKKLEAYLQTKVYKTNARTGKGIDELIKGLDQKVGHYFGNYRISSDYQPAMEEAKKLFPLATEYLTWQYLAQEQVSILPAETQQKLAEIRQRYSLNPHDLQKQESLARHDQTSQDLDAFINKTENQKLGNTNSIDKFLMHPIFGYVIFFGLLFLIFQAIYAWSGPLMDWIDGAFGDLTAFLDDKLPDGPLASLFIYGIVAGIGGIVIFVPQIVILFLFLSIMEESGYMSRVVFLMDRWLKPFGLNGKSVIPLMSGAACAIPAVMSARNIENPKERLLTMLVTPFMTCSARLPIYIVIIGLVIPDEKFLGFNMQGIALFAMYILGIIGALFSALILNKIIKSVRSSFLIFELPTYKMPDWKNVATNVWDKASGFLIDAGKIILLISIVLWVLGNFGPNDKFYKAEDYVVQSAPQLEGDELAKAVSSYQLEHSFLGYIGMGIEPLVRPLGYDWKMGIGLISSFAAREVFVGTMAVVYSLGDDVDIEDDEQKNTLLSKMRSEINANTGQPAYNMASGISLLLFYAFAMQCMATIAVVRKETGSWRWTLIQTVFMTGLAYLAAFIAYQILK